GCGTGACGGACGAGGACATCCCGATCGAGGTGACGGTCACGATCGACGGGTCGACGATCGACGTCGACTTCGCGGGCACCGCCGCGCAGGTGGCCGGCAACCTCAACGCGCCGCTCTCGGTCGGAAAGAGCGCGGTCTACTTCGTCGTCCGGGCGGTCACCGACCCGGAGATCCCGTCGAATCACGGCTGCTACGAACCGGTGACCGTCTCGGCACCCGAGGGGACGGTCCTCAACCCGAGGCCCCCGGCCGCGGTCGTCGGCGGCAACGTCGAGACCAGCCAGCGGGTGACCGACGTGACCCTCGCGGCGCTGGCCGAGGCCATCCCCGAGCGGGTCCCCGCGGGCGGCCAGGGGACGATGAACAACCTCATCATCGGCGACCGCGAGGGCGAGTTCACCTACTACGAGACCATCGGCGGCGGGTTCGGCGCCCGACCCACCAGGGACGGCATGGACGGCGTCCAGGTCGGGATGACGAACACGCTGAACACCCCGGTCGAGTCGATGGAGACCGAGTACCCGCTCCGCGTCGAGCGGTACGCCCTCCGGTCGGGAAGCGGCGGCGACGGGAAACACCGTGGCGGACTCGGACTCGAACGCTCGGTCACGGTCGAGACCGACGCGACCGTCTCCCTGCTCACCGAACGTCGCCGCACCGCGCCCGCCGGCGTCGACGGCGGCGAGGACGGCGCGATGGGCGAGAACCTCGTCGACGGCGAATCGGTTCCCTCGAAGGCATCGGTCGACGTGAGCGCCGGCGCGACCGTGACCATCCGCACGCCCGGTGGCGGCGGTCACGGCGACCCCGACGACCGATCCGGGGAGGCACGAGAAGACGACCGCCGCGACGGGAAGGTGAGCGAATGACCACCCGTCTCGGCCTCGTCGTCCCCTCCTCGAACACGACGGTAGAACCGGATTTCCGGGCGATGGCTCCCGAAGAGAGCACCGTCCACGCCGCCCGGATGCCGCTCGAGGACGTGACCGTCGACGACCTCGACGAGATGGCAGGCGGTGCCGAACGCGCCGCGGAACTGCTCTCCCACGCCGCCGTCGACGGGATCGCCTACGCCTGCACCACCGGAAGTCTCCTGCACGGCACCGGCTTCGACGAGGAACTGGAGGCGCGGCTGTCCGAGGCGGCCGGCGCGCCGGCCGTCGCGACGGCCCTGTCGGTGAAACGCGCCCTCGCCGCGCTCGACGCCGAGACGGTCGCCGTCGTCACGCCCTACGCCTCGGAGCTGAACGAGCGGGAACGGGAGTATCTGGTCGACTCGGGGTTCGAGGTCGCCAGCCTCGACGGCCGGGGACTCGTCGCCAACACCGAGATCGGCGAGTTGACCGCCGCGGACGCCAGAGAGCAGGTCGAGTCGGCCGTTCCCTCCGCTCACTCCGTGGACGCCGTCTTCGTCTCCTGTACGAACTACCGCACCGTCCCGGCCCTCTCCGAACTTGAGGCGGCGCTCGACGTCCCGGTGATTTCGAGCAATAGCGCGACGATGTGGGACCTCACGGATCGACTGGGTCTGTCGACGTCACTCGACACGCGACTCGCCGAGCGCTGATTCAGTCGCCGAACGGACCGCCACCGCCGCCCATACCGCCCATTCCGCCGGGGCCGCCGGGGCCGCCGCCACCGCCCTGCTGCATCTGCTTCATCATCCGCTCCATGTCCGCATCGCCCATCCCCTGGAACTGGTTGAGCGTCTTGGCCATCATCTTGTGCTGTTCGAGCAGTTCGCGGACGCGGTCTTCACTGGTGCCCGAGCCCTTCGCGATCCGTTTGACCTGGCTCTGGCCGATCGAGCGGGGGTGTTCGAGTTCGTCGTCGGTCATCGAGTCCATGATGACCTCGAAGCTTCGCATCCGGTCTTTGGTGACGTCCATGGCGTTGTCGGGCAACTGGTCCATCAGCCCGCCACCCATGCCGGGGATCATGTCCATCACCTGATCGAGCGGCCCCATGTTGTCCATGGCCTTCATCTGGTGGCGCATGTCCCGGAGGGTGAACTCCCCCTCCATGAGCTGTTCGGGGTCCCAGTCCTCCTCGTCCTGGGTCTCCTCCATCGCGCGCTCGACGCGCTCTGTCAGCTGTTTCAGGTCGCCCATCCCGAGCAGCCGGGAGATGAACCCCGACGGCTCGAACCGCTCGATGTCCTGGACCGTCTCGCCGGTCCCGAGGAAGGCGATCGAGGAGCCGGTCTCGTTGACGGCCGCCAGCGCACCGCCACCTTTCGCCGTCCCGTCGAGTTTCGTGATCGCGACGCCCTCGATGCCGATTGCCGACTCGAACTCCTGGGCCTGGTCCTTGGCGGACTGGCCCATCGCGGCGTCGATCACCAGCAGGTTCCGGTCGGGGTCGACGGCCTCGTCGATGCGCTCGATCTGAGCGATCAGTTCCTCGTTCAGGCCGTCACGGCCCGCGGTGTCCACGATCCGGACGTCGGCCTCCTCGGTGGCTTCGAGGCCGGCCTCGGCGATCTCGACGGGGTCGTCGGCGTCGGGGTCGCCGTAAAAGTCCACCTCGGCGTTCTCGGCCATCTGCTTGGCCTGGTCGTACGCCCCGGGGCGGTCGGTGTCGGTCTGGATGACCGCCGGGCGCAGGCCCTTCTTCGAGAACCACCAGGCCATCTTCGCGGCCGTGGTGGTCTTCCCCGACCCGTAGAGACCCGCGAGGAGGATGGTCTGCTCTTCGAGGGGCAACTCGGTGGAGTCGCCGACGAGTTCGACCATCTCCTCGTAGACGACGCGGAGGACCCAGTCCCGCGCTGACGTGCTGCTTGGCGGTTCCTCCTCGAGCGCCCGGGTCTCGATGTTGTCCGACAGCTCCATCACCAGGCTCGTGTCCACGTCGGCCTGCAACAGCGAGCGCTGGATCTCCTTGACGACGGCTTCCACGTCGTCTGCGTCGATGCGGGACTTCCCCCGGAGGTCGTTCAGCGTCCCCCGGAGCGAACTCCCAAGATCGTCGAGCACCATGATTAGTTACCTGGGGTAGACCGGCCAGGCGGTAAAGCCTTTTTCTGTGGTCGCCGGCCCGGGACCCTGCTGCAGTCCCGGGAATCGTCGATCGACGGTCGCGGCCAGCCGGGAGCCTCAGTCCGCGGGCGTGGCGTCGACCGGTTCCGCCTCGCCCGCGCCCGAGCGTGCGAGGAGTTTGCCGACGGTGACCGAGACGACGTACAGGAGGACGCTCACGAGCACGATGACGCCGCCGGCGGTCGCCGACGAGAGGTACGCCAGCGTGATGCCGAGCACGACCGCGAGTTCGGCGAGGACGACGGCGGCCAGGAGCGAGGCCCGGAAGCTGTCGGCCAGTTGGGTGGCCGCGGCGACGGGCACCACGAGCATCGCGGCGACGAGGATGACGCCCATGATCTGCATCGCGCCGACGACGACGAGCGCGGTCAGCATGACCATCACGCGGTTGTACCAGGCGACGGGCAGGCCGGCGACCCGCGCGGCGGTCTCGTCGAAGGTGACGAACAGCAGCTGCTTGTGGGTAACGGCGACGACGCCGACGACCAGTGCGAACAGCACCAGCATGAGCCGCATGTTCTCGCTCGTCACGGTCGAGAGGTTGCCGAAGAGGTACTGGTTGATGCCGACGGCGAGCCCGCCCGCGTTCAGGCTGATGAGGACGGTCCCGAGCGCGAAGCCCGTCGAGAGGACGATCGCCATCGAGACGTCGTTGTACGCATCGGTCACCTCGGAGATGAGCTCGATGCAGAGCGCGGCCAGGACGGCGACCACCGTCGCGGTGAGATACGGCGAGACCCCCAGTTCGAGGACGCCGTTGAGGAAGAGGCCGACGGCGACGCCGGCGAAGGCGGTGTGGGCCAGCGTGTCCCCGATGAGCGCCAGCTGGCGGTGAACGAGGAAGGTCCCGATCAGCGGGGCCATCACGCCGATGCAGAGCCCGACGACGAACGCCCGGCGCATGAACCCGTAGCCGAGCATGCCCTCGATCAGTTCGAGCACGGCGACACCTCCGGACCGGACGAGTTCCGGGTCATGGCGTCGTCCCCGAGACCTGCGGTCGCGCGCCGTAGACCCGCGCGATGGTGTCGCTTTCCCGGAATTCTGCCGGGTCGCCGTAGTACCGGAGCCGGCGGTTCAGACAGGCGACCGTCTCGGCCCGCTCGCTGACGACGCCGAGGTCGTGATCGACGAGGACGACGGTCAGGCCGTCGGCGTGGAGGGCCGACAGCAGGTCGTAGAACGCCTCGCGGGACTCTGCGTCCACGCCGACGGCGGGTTCGTCGAGCGCGAGGAGGTCAGCGTCGCCGGCGAGCGCGCGCGCGATGAACGCTCGCTGGCGCTGCCCACCGGAGAGTCGCCCGATCCGTCGATCCGCGAGGTCCGCGATACCGACCCGCTCCAGCGCCTCTCGGGTGGCGGTCCGGTCCCGCTCTCTGAGCCGACCGAAGCCGACGTGGGGGTAGCGGCCCATCAGGACCACCTCCCGAACGGTGATCGGCATGTCCGTGGCCGACTCCCGGACGTCCTGGGCGACGTAGCCCACGCGCGTCCCGTCCGAAAAGGAGTGGGCGGGTTCGCCGAACAGCCGCACCGACCCCGCGTCGGGTTCGCGGAGGCCCAGCATGAGCGCCAGGAGCGTGCTCTTCCCCGAGCCGTTGGGGCCGACGACGCCGAGGAACTCGCCGTCCGAGACGGAGACCGAGACGTCTTCGACCGCCGGCGTCGGCCCGTAGCCGAAGGTCACGCCGTCGAGGTCGAGGACCGTCATAGCGACTCGGTCCCCCCGTCGTAGTCGGCGTGGACGGTCTCGGCTGGTGGGGTCTTCCCGAGCACGATCTCGAAGGTGGGCATGTTGATCCGCCGGGCGATCTCGGCGTAGCCCCACCCGCGTTCCACCCACTGCTCGAGCGTGCCGGCGTACGGCGTCACCGGGTAGTACTGCTTCACTCGCGTCTCCTCGATCAACTGCCTCGCCGGTCGGTGGGATTCGAACACCGCCGCCGCGATGTACTCGATGTCGTTCTCGGCGACGAGCCTCGCCGCACGGGTGATCGCCTCCGGCGGCACGTCGCCCTCGGCAGCGAGGTTGAACACGAGGGGGTTCATCGCCACGTCGTACCGCGCGCCGAGGTACTGGAAGGCGTTGTGTGCGGCCAGCACCACCTGATCGCGCGGCGGGTCGGCGAACACCGCCCGGTACTCCTCGTGGATGACGTCGAGTTCCGACCGCAGCGCGTCCGCGTTGGCCGCGAACGTCTCCGCGTGGTTCGGATACGCGGCCGCGAGCCCCGCCTCGACGTTGTCGACGGCCGTCTTCGACCGAAGCGGGTCGAGCCAGAAGTGAGGGTCCTTGCCGTCGGCGACCGCTTCGTCCTCGTCGAGACTGGCGGCGACGTCGAGCAGTTCGATCCCGTCGCGGACGTTCACGAACGCGGTGTCGGCGCCGTCGTCTTTGGCCGTCCGGATCGCGCGGTCGGCCCAGGGCTGGAACCCCTCGCCGACGTGGACGAACACGTCCGCGTCGATAATCGCCCGGGTGACGCTCGCGTCCGGCTCCCAGCCGTGCCCGTGCATCCCGACCGGCACGAGGTTCTCGACCGTGACGGGCGTCTCCGCCGTGATCGTTCGCGCGAAGTCGAAGAAGGTGAAGAAGGACGCCGCCACGTCGGCGCGCTCCCCCTCCGCGGCCGTCAACAGCCCGGAACACCCCGCGAGACCGACGGCGGATAGCGCCCCGCCCGCGGCGAGCACCGACCGCCGCGAGCGCCGACGGACGGGTGAGTTTCGATCGTTCATCGTGCTAGTCTTCATTGGATACAAGTATATAATTGTGTCTACCTAATCAGACAATTAGACTGGTCTAACTCAGCCGATCTGTGGCGGTTCGTAGCCGATAGCGCAGTCCGGTGGTTCGTGGACGAGAGCGTCCGGCTGACGGGAGCGAACCCGCCGAGGGGGAGGAACCGGGTCGGCCGTCGTCACGGTGCGGATCTCGCAGCGGGTCCACGAGCCGACGTCGACGAGGCCGTAGCTGTGCGGAGGTCTGGGAGGAACTCTCGACGCGTCGCGCAGAGGAGTGAGCGCGGCTCAGTCCTCGTCGTGCCCGAGGAGGCGGTCGACGATGACCTCGGGGTCGAACGGTTCGAGGTCGTCGTAGTCCTGACCGGTCCCGAGGAACAGAATGGGTTTCCCGGTGACGTGGGCGATGGAGATGGCCGCGCCGCCCTGCGGGTCGGCGTCGGCCTTGGTCAGCACCGCGCCGTCGATCGCGGCGGCGTCGTCGAACTCCGTCGCGCGGTTGACGGCGTCCTGGCCCGCCACCGCCTCGTCGACGAAGATCGTCATGTCGGGCTCGATCACCCGATCGATCTTCTCCAGCTGGTCCATCAGGTCGTTGCTGGTGTGGAGCCGGCCGGCCGTGTCACCCAGCACCACGTCCACGTCGTTGGCCTCGGCGTACTCGACGGCGTCGTAGATGACCGCGGCCGGGTCCGAGCCCTGCTCGTGGGAGATCAGCCGCTCGTCGAGGGCGTCGGCGTGTTGCTGGAGCTGCTCGTTCGCGCCGGCGCGGTAGGTGTCGCCGTTCGCCAGCACCGTCGAGTAGCCCCGCTCGTCGAACCACTGGGAGAGCTTCGCGATGGTGGTCGTCTTCCCGACGCCGTTGACGCCGGTGAACACCATCGTCACGGGTTTGTCGGCCTCGGCGATCCGCTCCTCGAAGTCGAACTGGCCGACGCTGATCACGTCGACCAGCGCGTCCCGGAGCGCCTCCTCGACGACCAGGCCCGTGGTCTTGACCTTCGAGCGCGTCTCGCCCTCCAGGTTCTCGCGGATCCCCGTCAGGATCTCCTGAGCGACGCTCAGCTCGACGTCCGAGGAGAGCAGCGCCATCTCCAGTTCGTCGAGCGGGCCCTCGAGGTCCTCGAGTTCGATGACCTCTTTGCCCGTAGCGGCGAGTTTCGCCCGCTCCATCAGGCCGCGGTCGCTCCCGCCGTCGTCCTCGGCGGCGGACTCCGACTGCGGCTCCGGTTCGGCGTCCCGGTCGGATTCCGGTCGCTCGTCGGCGTCCGCAGGCGCCGTGGACTCGGCGTCAGATGCCGCCGACTCGGCGGCTTCCGCCTCGGCTTCGGCAGCCGCTGCCTCGTCGACTGATTCGGCCTCGGCCGCGTCCTCGTCGACGGGTTCGGCCTCCTCCTCGACGTCCTCCTTGAAGCTGTTGAGCTTGTCTTTCAGTCCGTCGAACATGGCCCCTTACTCGTCGTCGTCGGCCTGCTGTTGCATCTGGGACATCTGCTGTTGCATCTGCTGCTGTTGCATCTGCTGGGCCTTCTCCTCGAGTTCGTCGCTCTCGGACTCGATCTCGGCGACCTCGCTCCGGAGCTCCTCGATCCGGTCGTCGAGCGTGTCTTTCTTGTTCTCCAGGGTGTCGACGGCGTCGTCCTGCTCGCGCTCTGCGGCGTAGCCGCCGCCGAGGCTGACGATGATCTCGTCGATGTCCTGGACTTCGGCGCGGACGTACGCGTCGCCGCCCAGCGGGACCTGCACCGTCTCGCCCGTGTCGAGCGTCCGGATGGCCTCGATGGCCTCGTCGATCTCGGACTGTTCGGCCTGCAGTCCCTCGATCTCGCCCTCGATGGCTTCCTTCTCCTCTTCGAGCGCCTGGATCTCTTCGGCGAGCTGCTGAAGCTGGCCGCCACCGCCACCACCGAGGCTCATTGGGCCACCTCTTCGACTTCGACCTGCGTGCGCTTGAGGCCGTGTTTCGAGCCGAACTCCGCGTAGGTGTGTTCGACCGCGACGTTCTCGTTTTCGGCTTCGAGACTTTTCTCGAAAGATTCCCAGCCGTCGCGTGCCTGCCAGCGACCACTCACGGTAAACTCGGTCATGTTCGGGACGTGCGGGACCGACGGGGAAGAATGTACCGACCTCTCCTCCCGACGACGGGACCCCGACCCGACGGCGGCGGCCCTACTCGCCGTCGGTCGTGTCGACCCCCAGCGCCGCGTTCAGCCCGCAGAAACAGGTCGTCGCGTTGAACCCGAACCCGAGCGCGGCGAGTCCGGCGACGATCCCCGTGCCTCGATTCCCCCGCTGGAGAGCCGTGACGGCGACGACCGTCAGAACGATCGCGAGCAGTGCACGCCCCTTTCGGTCCGCGCCGCCGACGTTCTTCTCGATCATACCCGAAGTATGGGGCGCCAGGGACTTAATTTTCGTCACTCCGGGACGAGGACCGCTCGCCGGTCCACGTCGCCCGCTTCCAGCCGGTCGTAGGTCGCGGCCAGGTCCTCGAACCCGACGGGCTCGACGCCGACGTCCAGTCGGCCCGCCTCGGCCAGGTCGAGCACGTCCCGGAGCTGGTCGATGCTCCCCCAGAACACGTTCGTGCAGACGAGTTCGCTGCCGACCAGCGGGTTGAAGGAGAGCTCGAAGGACCCGCCGCCGATGCCGACGATGTAGAGCCGCCCCTGCGTGCCGAGCGCGTTCCCGCAGGCCTGCAAGGTCTCGTCTTTGCCGACGAAGTCGATGGCGGCGTCGGCCCCGTCGTCGGTGACCCGCCGGACCGCGCTCTGGATGGACTCCTGGGTCACGTCGACGGTCACGTCCGCACCGAGGTCCTCGGCGAGGGCGAGTTTCTCGGCGTCCTGATCGGCGGCGACGACCTGCGCGCCGGTCATCGCGGCGAACTGGACGCCGAACTGTCCGAGCCCGCCGATCCCGACCACGAGCAGGGTGTCGGTCGGCGAGAGGTGCTGGCGGGCGCGCTGGACCGCCCGATAGGGCGTCAACGCGGCGTCGGTCAGGGGTGCGGCCTCGACGGGGTCGATCTCCGTCGGGAGGACGTACTTGGCGTCGGGGACGACGACGAAGTCCGCGAGCGCGCCGTCCTGGCCGATACCGGCCCACTCCAGCACGTTACAGAGTTGATCGTCGCCGCGGGTGCAGACCTCGCAGTGGCCACAGCCCCAGCCCCCGAAGACGACCGCGCTCGTCCCCGGGTCGAGGTGGTCGACGCCCGGGCCGGTCGCCGCGACCTCCCCGGCGGCCTCGTGACCCAGCGTCCGGGGGGTCGGGATCGGCAGGTCGCCGTGCATCAGGTGCAGATCGGAGTGACAGAGCCCGCAGGCGGACACGTCGATCAGGACCTCGCCGGGCCCCGGTTCGGGTCGGGGGACCTCCTCGACGACCAGCCCCTCGCCGGGGCCGTGAAAGCGCGCGGCGCGCACGGTCAGTGGCCCTCCCCGTCGGCTGGCGATCGGTTCTCGATGCGTGCCCTCGCTACCCGTCCTCTCATGCTATTGCACAGGAAGGATGCCGGTCCGGTAAAGAAACCCCCTCGTGAGGCCGACGATATAAGAGCAGGGGCGAGGGGCGACGGCTCAGGCCTGTCCGTCGCGGCGCTGCTCCTCCTGGGCGCGCTCTCGGGCGCGCTCACTGTCGTTGTACCCGTCGACGACCTGCTGGATCGCGCCGGTCTCGACCGACAGCGCGGGGGCGGTCAACGGGGAGACGCTGACCTCGCCCTCGACGAGCGCCCGACGGTCCGAGCCCTCGGGGTAGCGATCCTGGAGGTCCGCGTCGGCCGGGAACGGGCTCTCCCAGCCGACGGTGCCCGGCCAGACCACGTCCCGGAGCGCGATGTCGCCCTCGCGGGGTTTGCCGATGTCGACCTCGTCGCGCTCGCTGGCGTCGTGTTCCACGTCGACCGCGTAGTCGTGGTGGGGTTCGGTCAGGCGCATCGGGGACTCGGGGACGTCGACGGGCGCGTTGACGTTCAGCACGTCCGCCTCGTCGAAGACCGCGCTGTGCTGGCTGCGGACGACGAGTTCGCGGGCCACCTTCGCCGGCCGGCCGAAGTCGTACTCCTCGGGCGGGTGGACGAAGAAGTCCTGGGCGTGGTAGGCGGAGATGGCGATGCCGGGCAGTCCGAGGAAGGCCGCCTCGATGCAGGCGCCCACGGTTCCGGACCGGCCGACGACGTAGTTGCCGGCGTTGGGGCCGTGGTTGCAGCCGGCGACGACGAGGTCGAAGTCGGCGTCGAGGCCGCCGACGCCGTAGGCCACGCAGTCGGCGGGCGTGCCGTCGATGGCGTAGCCCCAGGGGTGCTCCTCGCGGGTGGTGCGGTGGGTCCGGGTCCGGCCGGTGCCGCTCTGGTTGTCCATCGGCGCGACGACGGTCACCTCGGCGGCCCCGGTGAGTTCCTCGTAGAGGGCCGCCAGCCCGGGGGCGTCGATGCCGTCGTCGTTCGTCAACAGGACGTGGGGGGCAGTCACGGTCGAGGATAGGTGCGCCGGCGCGTCAGTCTTTCGGGCTGCAGGGGTTTTTACCCCGGGGCTCCGTTGCACCCGCAAATGACCGTCCGCGAGGTCGCCGTCGAGGCCTACCGCGAGGCGCTCCCCGTGCTCGCCGTGAGCGCGGTCGGCGGCCTCTTCGCGGGCGTCGTCCTCGGCGGGATGGAGGCCGAACTCCAGGCGGTCCCCGGCCTCCTGATGCTCGTCCCGGCCCTGCTCGCGACGCGCGGGAACGTCTACGGCTCGCTCGGTGCGCGCCTGGGCTCCGCCCTCCACCAGGGGCTGATCGAACCCCGGTTCGACCGCGGCGACGAGCGCCTGCGCGGCGCGGTGGCGGCCGCCCTCGCCAACGGCGTCCTCGTGAGCCTCTTCGCGGCGGTGCTTGCCTTCGTCGTCCTCGGCGTCATCGGGCGGCCCGTCGCGCCGCTCACGACGCTGGTCGGCATCGCCGGCCTGGCCGGCCTGGTCTCGGGCCTCCTGCTCACGGCGGCGGTCGTCAGCGTCGTCTTCGTCGGCTACCGCCGCGGCTACAACCCGGACACGCTGGCGGGGCCGGTCGTCACCACGACGGGTGACGTCGTCGGCGTCGCGACGCTGCTGCTCGCCACGCGGATCGTCCTGGGGGTGGGTGGCCTCTGATGGAGACGCGCTGGACCCCCGCCGCGATCATGCGGACGATGCTCCCGATCCTCCTCGTGTTGACCGCCATCGAACTCGCCAGCGGGTTCGTCCTCGATACCTTCGAAGGCACCCTCCTCCGGTACCCTTCGCTGCTCGTCCTCGTCCCGGTGACCATCGGGATGGCGGGCAACCTCGGGAGCGTCCTGGCCGCCCGGCTGTCGACGGTCCTCCACCTCGGGCTGCTCTCCTTCGAGCCCGACGACGAGTACCTGCTGGGCAACGCGGTCGCGACGGTCGCGCTCGCGCTCACGCTCTTTCCACTCGTCGGCGGGGGCGCGTGGCTGGCCCAGCGGGTCGTCGGCGGGACGGCGCTGGGCCTGGGCACGGTGGTCGTCGTCGCGCTGGCCAGCGGCGCGGTGCTCGCGTTCCTGGCGGTCGCCGTCACGCTCGTCGCGACCTACGGGGCCTACCGCTTCGGGCTCGATCCCGACGACGTGGTGATCCCCGTCGTCACCAACGTCTGCGACGTGCTGGGCGTGGTCGTCCTCTTCCTCGTCGTCGGGCTGGTCGTCTGAGGGCGGGATAGTCAGGGCTTTGGCCCGCACGTCCCAACGACGGGACATGGAGCCGGCGCCGACGGCGTTGCTGGCCGAGGTCCTCGTCCGCGTGGGGTCGATCGCGGTCTTCGTCGCGCTCGGCGTGGGGCTTGCCAGCGTCGCCGTCGAGTTCGGCGCGGTCGAGTACGTCGCGGGCTTCGCCCGGCCGCTGACACAGCCGGCGAACCTCCCGCCGGAGGTCGGGACGGCCATCCTGGCGACCACGGCCTCGCCGACCGCGGGGTACGGCATGCTCGCCGAGTACCGGGAGGCGGGGCTGCTCGACGACCGCGCGACGCTGGTCGCCGTGACCATGAACACGTTCTTCGGCTTCGCCCAGCACATATTCACCTTCTACGCGCCCGTGTTGATCCCGATCCTCGGGCTGAAGGTGGGCGTCATGTACGTCGGCGCGCGAGCGCTCATCTCGCTGGCGATCACCGCGACCGGCGTCCTCGCCGGCGCGCTCTTGCTCTCCGAGCGCAACGTCGACACGACCGTCGAGGCCGACGTGGACGAGACCGCGGGAACGGAGGCAGACGGTGGGGAACCACGCGACCGCCGCGCGAAATTGCGGGCCGCCGGGGCGAGCACCGCCGAGAAGGTCCGGGAGATCCTCCCCCGACTCTTCGTCGTCTACCTGGTGGTCGCGACGCTGGTGGCCTACTGGGACCCGATCGTCGCGGCGCTGTTCGGCAGTTCGGACGCGCTGGGGATCGCGAGTGCGGTCGCACCGATCACCGGCGCGCTGGGTCTCCCCAGCGCGGCGATCCCGGCCATCGCGGTGTTCGCCATCGACACGACCAACGGCGCCGTCTTCATCGCGCCGCTGATCGAGAACGGAACCTTCACCGCGCGGGCGGCGGTGGCGACGATGCTCGTCGGCGGCATCGTCTCCTTCGCCGTCTCGACGTTCAAGCGGTCGATCCCCTTCCAGTACGGGATCTGGGGCCGTGAGTTCGGGACGAAGGTGATCGTCGTCAACACGGTCCTCAAGATCCTGTTCATCGCCGTTGCGCTGGTGATTCTGCTCGCGCCGGCGGCTGTCTGAGGCCAGGCTGGCGATCCGGGCCTCCCCCGCGAAGGGCTGTCCCACCGGTCACCGCGTAGTCGGACGCGGATCGGGAGTGGCCACATCGTCCGTGCGGGGGAACGAGTCAGCTGGAAGTGGTGGGTCGGTGACGCGCCGACGGTGTCGGTCGACGAGAGGCGCCGGGACGAGCGCGGCGGCGAGGTTTCTGAGGCGACAGCCAAGCGGTGAGGAGATGGTGCTGATCCGACCGAGTCGTCGCGACTCGTCCCGTATCCACTCGGCTCGCGGTTTTCGCTCGGCCTCGTACGCCTCGAGCGCGGCCGGAGGGTCGTCGTACGTGGCGAGTGCGGCCGCGAGGGCGAGCGCGTCCTCGATGCCCTGTGCCGCGCCCTGACCGAGAAACGGGAGCATCCCGTGTGCAGCGTCGCCGGCGAGTGCGACCGAGCCACGGGTCCACCGGTCGAGGGAGGGGATGTCGGCCAGGTCGGTGACGAAGAGATCGGCGGGGTCGAGCCGATCTACCACGGTGGAGATGGGGTCGGGATAGTCGGAAAATCGTCTGTGGAGTGCCG
Above is a genomic segment from Halorientalis sp. LT38 containing:
- a CDS encoding YgaP family membrane protein, with the protein product MIEKNVGGADRKGRALLAIVLTVVAVTALQRGNRGTGIVAGLAALGFGFNATTCFCGLNAALGVDTTDGE
- a CDS encoding NAD(P)-dependent alcohol dehydrogenase, which gives rise to MRAARFHGPGEGLVVEEVPRPEPGPGEVLIDVSACGLCHSDLHLMHGDLPIPTPRTLGHEAAGEVAATGPGVDHLDPGTSAVVFGGWGCGHCEVCTRGDDQLCNVLEWAGIGQDGALADFVVVPDAKYVLPTEIDPVEAAPLTDAALTPYRAVQRARQHLSPTDTLLVVGIGGLGQFGVQFAAMTGAQVVAADQDAEKLALAEDLGADVTVDVTQESIQSAVRRVTDDGADAAIDFVGKDETLQACGNALGTQGRLYIVGIGGGSFELSFNPLVGSELVCTNVFWGSIDQLRDVLDLAEAGRLDVGVEPVGFEDLAATYDRLEAGDVDRRAVLVPE
- the surE gene encoding 5'/3'-nucleotidase SurE; its protein translation is MTAPHVLLTNDDGIDAPGLAALYEELTGAAEVTVVAPMDNQSGTGRTRTHRTTREEHPWGYAIDGTPADCVAYGVGGLDADFDLVVAGCNHGPNAGNYVVGRSGTVGACIEAAFLGLPGIAISAYHAQDFFVHPPEEYDFGRPAKVARELVVRSQHSAVFDEADVLNVNAPVDVPESPMRLTEPHHDYAVDVEHDASERDEVDIGKPREGDIALRDVVWPGTVGWESPFPADADLQDRYPEGSDRRALVEGEVSVSPLTAPALSVETGAIQQVVDGYNDSERARERAQEEQRRDGQA
- a CDS encoding magnesium transporter, which codes for METRWTPAAIMRTMLPILLVLTAIELASGFVLDTFEGTLLRYPSLLVLVPVTIGMAGNLGSVLAARLSTVLHLGLLSFEPDDEYLLGNAVATVALALTLFPLVGGGAWLAQRVVGGTALGLGTVVVVALASGAVLAFLAVAVTLVATYGAYRFGLDPDDVVIPVVTNVCDVLGVVVLFLVVGLVV
- a CDS encoding nucleoside recognition protein produces the protein MEPAPTALLAEVLVRVGSIAVFVALGVGLASVAVEFGAVEYVAGFARPLTQPANLPPEVGTAILATTASPTAGYGMLAEYREAGLLDDRATLVAVTMNTFFGFAQHIFTFYAPVLIPILGLKVGVMYVGARALISLAITATGVLAGALLLSERNVDTTVEADVDETAGTEADGGEPRDRRAKLRAAGASTAEKVREILPRLFVVYLVVATLVAYWDPIVAALFGSSDALGIASAVAPITGALGLPSAAIPAIAVFAIDTTNGAVFIAPLIENGTFTARAAVATMLVGGIVSFAVSTFKRSIPFQYGIWGREFGTKVIVVNTVLKILFIAVALVILLAPAAV
- a CDS encoding magnesium transporter, translated to MTVREVAVEAYREALPVLAVSAVGGLFAGVVLGGMEAELQAVPGLLMLVPALLATRGNVYGSLGARLGSALHQGLIEPRFDRGDERLRGAVAAALANGVLVSLFAAVLAFVVLGVIGRPVAPLTTLVGIAGLAGLVSGLLLTAAVVSVVFVGYRRGYNPDTLAGPVVTTTGDVVGVATLLLATRIVLGVGGL